The DNA segment ATGCCGGCCTGCTCGCGGTCACAAAGCAGGGGCGATTTCGCTATTACCGGCTGGCTTCGCCGTTGGTCGCCCAAGCGCTCGAAGCGGTCATGGTGCTGGCCGCGCAAAGTGCGCCGTCGGCTCGCGCGGAGCCCAGAATCGATCCGGCTTTACGACGCGCGCGAACCTGTTACGACCATATCGCCGGCGAACTCGGCGTCGCGATCACCGATGCGCTGGTCAGCGAGCGTTATCTCGTTCTGGATCACGATGCGGGCGAGATCACTCCCGAGGGCGTCGCTTTCTTCAATGGCCTCGGCGTCGATTTCGCGCCGCCGCCATCCGGAACGCGACGCGTGTTCTGCCGGCCCTGCCTCGATTGGAGCGAGCGCCGCCCTCACCTCGCCGGTTACGCGGGAGCGGCGCTGGCCACTTACTGCTTAGATCGGGGCTTGCTGAAACGCCAGCGGCACGGGCGCGCGTTGACCATCACCGCCCTCGGGTTG comes from the Burkholderiales bacterium genome and includes:
- a CDS encoding transcriptional regulator encodes the protein AGLLAVTKQGRFRYYRLASPLVAQALEAVMVLAAQSAPSARAEPRIDPALRRARTCYDHIAGELGVAITDALVSERYLVLDHDAGEITPEGVAFFNGLGVDFAPPPSGTRRVFCRPCLDWSERRPHLAGYAGAALATYCLDRGLLKRQRHGRALTITALGLAEFRKSFGIDLRE